The nucleotide sequence TCCATTTATATATTGTTTCCTATGAGGGTATTTCCATGGACAATGCTTACGGAACAGCATTTGTGCTAATTGTCGCTTTATTCTTAATGAATCTTTTAACTAATAAGCTTATTAAACGTTTTACCAACCCAGCAGCATAGGAGGATAAAAATGAACACTGCATTTGATATTCAAAACCTCAACTTGTACTATGGTTCGAAACAAGCCTTAAAAAATATTAATCTACCTCTCTTGCGCAACAAAGTTACTGCCCTCATTGGGCCTTCCGGCTGTGGGAAATCAACTTTTCTACGCACTTTAAATAGAATGAATGATTTAATTGTAAATACTAAAATCCAGGGCAAAGTCCTTTTTCATGGGGAGGATGTATACGATTCCAAGGTAAATGTAGTTGAACTGCGCAAACGGGTAGGCATGGTTTTTCAAAAGCCCAATCCTTTTCCTAAGTCTATTTACGATAATGTGGCCTATGGCCCTCGGGCCCACGGCTTAAAGAAGAAAAACTGTTTAGATGAAATCGTGGAAAAAAGTTTACAGGCAGCGGCTATTTGGGATGAAGTTAAAGACAGGTTACAGGATTCAGCTCATGCCCTATCTGGAGGGCAGCAGCAAAGGCTCTGCATAGCTCGGGTTTTAGCTGTGGAGCCAGAAGTGATTTTAATGGATGAACCCTGCTCTGCTCTTGACCCTATTTCTACTTTAAAAATAGAAGAACTGATTCAAGATTTAAAGGAGAATTACACCATTGTTATGGTTACTCATAATATGCAGCAGGCAGCACGGGTTTCGGACTACACCTCTTTCTTCTTGAACGGGGAAATGATTGAGTATGATGAAACTGAAAAGATTTTCACTACACCAAGGGACCAAAGAACTGAGGACTACATTACCGGCAGATTTGGTTGATACTTTGGGTTAAATTTTAGGAGGAGGATTAAATTGACTGTACGACATGTTTTCGAACATGACTTAGATGAGTTAGGTTTGTTAATTAGTAAAATTGGAGCAGCCGTTGAAAAAGCAGTAAGCCGATCTTTAGAGTCCTTAAATAACCTGGATGTAGAATTAGCGGAAAAAGTGCTCGTCGATGACGATATTGTAGATAATCTTGAACTGGAAATTGTAGAAAAGGGCATGCGCTTACTAGCCTTGCAGCAGCCAATTGCCAAGGATCTGCGAACAGTAAGCACTTGTTTAAAAATCGCCACTGATTTTGAAAGAATAGGGGACCATGCCGGGGATATTGCTAAAGTAACTAAACACATTACAGGCACACCTATCTTAAAAATGGAGGAAATAGATCTTATTGCTAACTCATCCCAAGTCATGCTTAGAATGAGCCTGGATGCCTACACTTATCAAGATGCTGAATTAGCAGAAAAAGTAA is from Bacillota bacterium LX-D and encodes:
- the pstB gene encoding phosphate ABC transporter ATP-binding protein PstB, translating into MNTAFDIQNLNLYYGSKQALKNINLPLLRNKVTALIGPSGCGKSTFLRTLNRMNDLIVNTKIQGKVLFHGEDVYDSKVNVVELRKRVGMVFQKPNPFPKSIYDNVAYGPRAHGLKKKNCLDEIVEKSLQAAAIWDEVKDRLQDSAHALSGGQQQRLCIARVLAVEPEVILMDEPCSALDPISTLKIEELIQDLKENYTIVMVTHNMQQAARVSDYTSFFLNGEMIEYDETEKIFTTPRDQRTEDYITGRFG
- the phoU gene encoding phosphate signaling complex protein PhoU; amino-acid sequence: MTVRHVFEHDLDELGLLISKIGAAVEKAVSRSLESLNNLDVELAEKVLVDDDIVDNLELEIVEKGMRLLALQQPIAKDLRTVSTCLKIATDFERIGDHAGDIAKVTKHITGTPILKMEEIDLIANSSQVMLRMSLDAYTYQDAELAEKVIAKDDEVDDLFTLIHQKTLQVMKKEPDIIDFAVGLLSVATNLERIADHATNIAEGVIYLKTGKRVP